In Patagioenas fasciata isolate bPatFas1 chromosome 18, bPatFas1.hap1, whole genome shotgun sequence, a genomic segment contains:
- the LOC136109520 gene encoding myosin heavy chain, skeletal muscle, adult: protein MSSDAEMAAFGEAAPYLRKSEKERIEAQNKPFDAKSSVFVVHPKESFVKGSIQSRESGKVTVKTEAGETLTVKEDQIFSMNPPKYDKVEDMAMMTHLHEPAVLYNLKERYAAWMIYTYSGLFCVTVNPYKWLPVYNPEVVLAYRGKKRSEAPPHIFSISDNAYQFMLTDRENQSILITGESGAGKTVNTKRVIQYFATIAASGEKKKEEPGKMQGTLEDQIISANPLLEAFGNAKTVRNDNSSRFGKFIRIHFGATGKLASADIETYLLEKSRVTFQLPAERSYHIFYQIMSNKKPELIDMLLVTTNPFDFHYVSQGEVTVPSIDDQEELMATDSAIDILGFTADEKTAIYKLTGAVMHYGNLKFKQKQREEQAEPDGTEVADKAAYLMGLNSAELLKALCYPRVKVGNEYVTKGQTVSQVNNAVGALAKAVFEKMFLWMVIRINQQLDTKQPRQYFIGVLDIAGFEIFDFNSFEQLCINFTNEKLQQFFNHHMFVLEQEEYKKEGIEWEFIDFGMDLAACIELIEKPMGIFSILEEECMFPKATDTSFKNKLYDQHLGKSNNFQKPKPAKGKAEAHFSLVHYAGTVDYNITGWLEKNKDPLNETVIGLYQKSSLKTLALLFANYGGEAEAGGGGKKGGKKKGSSFQTVSALFRENLNKLMTNLRSTHPHFVRCIIPNETKTPGAMEHELVLHQLRCNGVLEGIRICRKGFPSRVLYADFKQRYRVLNASAIPEGQFMDSKKASEKLLGSIDVDHTQYRFGHTKVFFKAGLIGLLEEMRDEKLAEIMTMIQARCRGFLMRVEYRKMVERRDSIFCIQYNVRAFMNVKHWPWMKLFFKIKPLLKSAESEKEMANMKEEFEKTKEELAKSEAKRKELEEKMVALLQEKNDLQLQVQAEADSLADAEERCDQLIKTKIQLEAKIKEVTERAEDEEEINAELTAKKRKLEDECSELKKDIDDLELTLAKVEKEKHATENKVKNLTEEMAALDETIAKLTKEKKALQEAHQQTLDDLQVEEDKVNTLTKAKTKLEQQVDDLEGSLEQEKKLRMDLERAKRKLEGDLKLAQDSIMDLENDKQQLDEKLKKKDFEISQIQSKIEDEQAMGMQLQKKIKELQARIEELEEEIEAERTSRAKAEKHRADLSRELEEISERLEEAGGATAAQIEMNKKREAEFQKMRRDLEEATLQHEATAAALRKKHADSTAELGEQIDNLQRVKQKLEKEKSELKMEIDDLASNMESVSKAKANLEKMCRTLEDQLSEIKTKEEQNQRMINDLNTQRARLQTETGEFSRQVEEKDALISQLSRGKQGFTQQIEELKRHLEEEIKAKNALAHALQSARHDCDLLREQYEEEQEAKGELQRALSKANSEVAQWRTKYETDAIQRTEELEEAKKKLAQRLQDAEEHVEAVNAKCASLEKTKQRLQNEVEDLMIDVERSNAACAALDKKQKNFDKILAEWKQKYEETQAELEASQKESRSLSTELFKMKNAYEESLDHLETLKRENKNLQQEISDLTEQIAEGGKAIHELEKVKKQVEQEKSELQASLEEAEASLEHEEGKILRLQLELNQVKSEIDRKIAEKDEEIDQLKRNHLRIVENMQSTLDAEIRSRNEALRLKKKMEGDLNEMEIQLSHANRVAAEAQKNLRNTQGVLKDTQIHLDDALRTQEDLKEQVAMVERRANLLQAEIEELRAALEQTERSRKLAEQELLDATERVQLLHTQNTSLINTKKKLETDITQIQSEMEDTIQEARNAEEKAKKAITDAAMMAEELKKEQDTSAHLERMKKNLDQTVKDLQHRLDEAEQLALKGGKKQIQKLEARVRELEGEVDAEQKRSAEAVKGVRKYERRVKELTYQSEEDRKNILRLQDLVDKLQMKVKSYKRQAEEAEELSNVNLSKFRKIQHELEEAEERADIAESQVNKLRVKSREFHGKKIEEEE from the exons ATGTCGTCAGACGCTGAGATGGCTGCCTTTGGGGAGGCGGCTCCTTACCTCCGAAAGTCAGAAAAGGAGAGAATCGAGGCCCAGAACAAGCCTTTTGATGCCAAGTCATCCGTCTTTGTGGTGCATCCCAAGGAATCCTTTGTGAAAGGGTCAATCCAGAGTAGGGAATCAGGGAAGGTCACTGTCAAGACTGAAGCTGGAGAG ACTCTGACCGTGAAGGAAGATCAAATCTTCTCCATGAACCCTCCCAAGTACGATAAAGTCGAGGACATGGCCATGATGACCCACCTCCACGAACCCGCTGTGCTGTACAACCTCAAAGAGCGTTATGCAGCCTGGATGATCTAC ACCTACTCGGGTCTCTTCTGCGTCACCGTCAACCCCTACAAGTGGCTGCCGGTGTACAACCCGGAGGTGGTGTTGGCCTACAGAGGCAAGAAGCGCAGTGAGGCCCCTCCACACATCTTCTCCATCTCTGACAACGCCTATCAGTTCATGTTGACTG ATCGCGAGAACCAGTCGATCCTGATCAC CGGAGAATCCGGCGCAGGGAAGACTGTGAACACAAAGCGTGTCATCCAGTACTTTGCAACAATTGCAGCCAgtggggagaagaagaaggaggagcccGGCAAAATGCAG GGAACGCTTGAGGATCAAATCATCAGCGCCAACCCACTGCTGGAGGCCTTTGGAAACGCCAAGACCGTGAGGAACGACAACTCCTCGCGATTT GGCAAATTCATCAGAATCCACTTTGGAGCCACAGGCAAACTGGCTTCTGCAGACATTGAAACTT ATCTGCTGGAGAAGTCCAGAGTCACTTTCCAGCTCCCGGCAGAAAGAAGCTACCACATCTTCTATCAGATCATGTCCAACAAGAAGCCGGAGCTCATTG ACATGCTCCTCGTTACCACCAACCCTTTTGATTTCCACTATGTGAGTCAAGGTGAGGTCACTGTTCCCAGCATTGATGACCAGGAGGAACTGATGGCTACAGAT AGTGCCATTGACATCCTGGGCTTCACTGCTGACGAAAAGACTGCCATCTACAAGCTGACAGGGGCCGTCATGCACTACGGGAATCTGAAGTTCAAGCAGAAACAACgagaggagcaggcagagccTGATGGCACAGAAG TGGCTGACAAGGCTGCCTACCTGATGGGCCTGAACTCAGCTGAGTTGCTGAAAGCCCTGTGTTACCCCCGAGTCAAAGTTGGGAATGAATATGTGACCAAAGGTCAAACAGTATCACAG gTGAACAATGCAGTAGGTGCCCTGGCAAAAGCTGTCTTTGAGAAGATGTTCTTGTGGATGGTTATTCGCATCAACCAACAGCTGGATACCAAGCAACCCAGACAGTACTTCATTGGTGTCCTGGACATTGCTGGCTTTGAAATCTTTGAT TTCAACAGCTTTGAGCAGCTGTGCATCAACTTCACCAATGAGAAACTGCAACAGTTCTTCAACCACCACATGTTcgtgctggagcaggaagagTACAAGAAGGAGGGAATTGAATGGGAGTTCATTGACTTTGGGATGGACCTGGCTGCCTGCATTGAGCTCATTGAGAAG CCTATGGGCATCTTCTCCATCCTGGAAGAGGAGTGCATGTTCCCCAAGGCAACTGACACCTCTTTCAAGAACAAGCTCTATGACCAACATCTGGGCAAGTCCAACAACTTCCAGAAGCCCAAACCTGCCAAAGGCAAGGCTGAGGCTCACTTCTCCCTGGTGCACTACGCTGGCACGGTGGACTACAACATCACTGGCTGGCTGGAGAAGAACAAGGACCCTCTGAATGAAACTGTCATTGGGTTGTACCAGAAATCATCTCTGAAGACATTGGCCTTACTCTTTGCGAACTATGGTGGGGAAGCAG AGGCTGGAGGTGGTGGCAAGAAGGGTGGCAAGAAGAAGGGTTCATCTTTCCAGACTGTCTCAGCGCTTTTCCGG gaaaacttaaacaAGCTGATGACAAATCTGCGCAGCACTCACCCCCATTTTGTACGATGCATCAtcccaaatgaaacaaaaacaccaG GTGCCATGGAACATGAGCTGGTGCTGCATCAGCTGCGGTGCAATGGCGTGCTGGAAGGAATCCGAATTTGCAGGAAAGGATTCCCCAGCAGAGTCCTGTATGCTGACTTCAAGCAAAG ATACAGAGTGCTTAATGCAAGTGCTATTCCAGAGGGTCAGTTCATGGACAGCAAGAAGGCTTCAGAGAAGCTTCTTGGGTCCATTGATGTGGACCACACCCAGTATAGATTTGGTCACACTAAG GTGTTCTTCAAAGCTGGGCTGATAGGTCTGCTGGAGGAGATGAGAGATGAGAAACTAGCAGAGATTATGACCATGATACAAGCCAGGTGCAGGGGCTTCCTGATGAGAGTGGAGTACCGGAAAATGGTGGAGAGGAG GGACTCAATCTTCTGTATCCAGTACAATGTCCGTGCATTCATGAATGTGAAGCACTGGCCCTGGATGAAGTTGTTCTTCAAGATTAAACCCTTGCTGAAAAGTGCAGAATCTGAGAAGGAGATGGCCAACATGAAGGAAGAATTTGAGAAAACCAAGGAAGAGCTTGCAAAGTCTGAGGCAAAGAGGAAGGAGTTGGAGGAGAAAATGGTGGCCctgctgcaggagaaaaatgACCTGCAGCTCCAAGTGCAGGCG GAAGCAGATAGTTTGGCTGATGCTGAGGAAAGATGTGACCAGCTCATCAAAACCAAAATCCAGCTGGAAGCCAAAATTAAGGAGGTGACTGAAAGGGCtgaggatgaggaagaaattaatgCTGAGCTGACAGCCAAGAAGAGGAAACTGGAGGATGAAtgctcagagctgaagaaagacATTGATGACCTTGAGTTAACGCTGGCCAAAGTGGAGAAGGAAAAGCATGCCACTGAAAACAAG GTAAAAAACCTGACAGAGGAGATGGCTGCTCTGGACGAGACCATTGCCAAGctgacaaaagagaagaaagcccTCCAAGAGGCCCACCAGCAGACACTGGATGACCTGCAAGTAGAAGAAGACAAAGTCAATACGCTGACCAAAGCCAAGACCAAGCTGGAGCAGCAAGTGGATGAT CTGGAAGGGTCCCTGGAACAAGAGAAGAAACTGCGCATGGACCTTGAGAGAGCTAAGAGGAAACTGGAAGGAGACCTGAAGCTGGCCCAAGACAGCATAATGGATTTGGAAAATGATAagcagcagctggatgagaaaCTGAAGAA GAAAGACTTTGAAATCAGTCAGATCCAGAGCAAGATCGAGGATGAGCAAGCAATGGGCATGCAATTACAGAAGAAGATCAAGGAGCTTCAG GCCCGTATTGAGGAACTGGAGGAGGAAATTGAGGCCGAGCGAACCTCTCGGGCAAAAGCCGAGAAGCATCGGGCTGACCTctccagggagctggaggagatcAGCGAGCGCCTGGAAGAAGCAGGAGGAGCTACGGCAGCTCAGATTGAGATGAACAAGAAGCGTGAGGCAGAGTTTCAGAAGATGCGTCGCGACCTGGAAGAGGCCACGCTGCAGCACGAAGCCACGGCTGCCGCCCTGCGCAAGAAGCACGCGGACAGCACAGCTGAGCTTGGGGAGCAGATCGACAACCTGCAGCGAGTgaagcagaagctggagaaggagaagagcgAGCTGAAGATGGAGATTGATGACTTGGCCAGTAACATGGAGTCTGTCTCCAAAGCCAAG GCAAATCTGGAGAAGATGTGCCGCACTCTGGAAGACCAGCTGAGTGAGATTAAAACAAAGGAGGAGCAGAATCAGCGCATGATCAATGACCTCAATACTCAAAGAGCTCGTCTGCAGACAGAAACAG GTGAATTTTCACgccaggtggaggaaaaggaTGCTCTGATTTCTCAGCTGTCCAGGGGCAAGCAAGGCTTTACCCAACAGATTGAGGAACTCAAGAGACatctagaagaagaaataaag GCCAAGAACGCCCTGGCCCACGCCCTGCAGTCTGCTCGCCACGACTGTGACTTGCTCCGGGAACAATatgaggaggagcaggaagcCAAGGGGGAGCTGCAGCGCGCGCTGTCCAAGGCCAACAGCGAAGTGGCCCAGTGGAGAACCAAATACGAGACTGACGCTATTCAGCGcacggaggagctggaggaggccaA GAAGAAGCTGGCACAGCGCCTGCAAGATGCAGAGGAACATGTTGAGGCTGTGAATGCCAAATGTGCCTCCCTGGAAAAGACAAAGCAGAGGCTGCAGAATGAAGTGGAGGACCTCATGATTGATGTGGAGCGATCAAATGCTGCCTGTGCAGCTCTGGATAAGAAGCAGAAGAACTTTGACAAG ATCCTGGCAGAATGGAAGCAGAAGTATGAGGAGACACAGGCTGAGCTGGAAGCCTCCCAGAAGGAGTCTCGCTCTCTCAGCACAGAGCTCTTTAAGATGAAGAATGCCTACGAGGAGTCCTTGGACCACCTGGAAACACTGAAGCGGGAGAACAAGAACTTGCAGC AGGAGATTTCTGACCTCACGGAGCAGATTGCAGAGGGAGGAAAGGCGATTCATGAGCTGGAGAAAGTCAAGAAGCAGGTTGAGCAGGAGAAATCTGAACTCCAAGCCtccctggaggaagctgag GCCTCCCTGGAACATGAAGAGGGGAAGATCCTGCGCCTCCAGCTTGAGCTCAACCAGGTGAAGTCGGAGATTGACAGGAAGATAGCAGAGAAAGATGAGGAGATCGACCAGCTGAAGAGAAACCACCTCAGAATTGTGGAGAACATGCAGAGCACCTTGGATGCTGAGATCAGGAGCAGGAATGAAGCCCTGCGGCTGAAGAAGAAGATGGAGGGAGACCTGAATGAAATGGAGATCCAGCTGAGCCATGCCAACCGCgtggctgcagaggcacagaagAACCTGAGAAACACACAGGGAGTGCTCAAG GATACCCAGATACACTTGGATGATGCTCTGAGGACACAGGAGgacctgaaggagcaggtggccaTGGTGGAGCGCAGGGCAAACCTGTTGCAGGCTGAAATTGAGGAGCTACGGGCAGCTCTGGAGCAGACGGAGCGTTCGAGGAAACTGGCTGAGCAGGAGCTTCTGGATGCCACCGAACGTGTGCAGCTCCTCCATACCCAG AACACCAGCTTAATCAACACGAAGAAGAAGCTGGAAACAGACATTACCCAAATTCAGAGTGAAATGGAGGATACGATCCAGGAAGCCCGCAATGCTGAAGAGAAGGCCAAGAAGGCCATCACAGAT GCAGCCATGATggcagaagagctgaagaaggagCAGGACACCAGCGCCCACCTGGAGAGGATGAAGAAGAACCTGGACCAGACGGTGAAGGACCTGCAGCACCGTCTGGACGAGGCTGAGCAGTTGGCCCTGAAGGGAGGCAAGAAGCAAATCCAGAAGCTGGAGGCCAGA GTGCGGGAGCTGGAAGGGGAGGTTGATGCTGAGCAGAAGCGCAGCGCTGAAGCCGTGAAGGGTGTGCGCAAGTACGagaggagggtgaaggagctgacCTACCAG TCTGAGGAAGACCGTAAGAATATTCTCAGGCTCCAGGATCTGGTGGACAAACTGCAAATGAAGGTGAAATCCTACAAGAGACAAGCTGAGGAGGCT GAGGAACTGTCCAATGTCAACCTCTCCAAGTTCCGCAAGATCCAGCACGAGCTGGAGGAAGCCGAGGAGCGGGCTGACATTGCAGAGTCGCAGGTCAACAAGCTCCGAGTGAAGAGCCGGGAGTTTCATGGCAAGAAGATAGAAGAGGAAGAGTAA